Proteins from a genomic interval of Papaver somniferum cultivar HN1 chromosome 4, ASM357369v1, whole genome shotgun sequence:
- the LOC113271984 gene encoding F-box protein CPR1-like, with translation MEKLPSDVLLDILSRLPYETIINCKLVRKPLRDITNNINEGFIFLQLGKPAGFKLCYGGEEHYDDITMRGDYSYKTLMEIDNHPSTEQEPPLSDMVGSFNGLVCLWVKQKSSYARDPIYICNPATNEYIYLPAFNNYKKACNAETKGYFHYGFGYHHPTDAYKVVRIYYHDVNDNEYPTIISSSDEYSGQVQAYTLGNGHGWRDIGRLNHDLAYYRSVWANGSLHWIKDGAKEIVAFDLADEEFRLIPFPPLSPDRSNTEVDLQLMFGGYLCVVHIDVGKQDEFIHIWVLEKKKKFSSSYDIRGHDEFNNLWRWSKKFSIPCAKAVTYFLFAVTKSNQVLMSSDRAVFCFDLGTQVLRKLWDNCSMRNSIAIPHVNSLVSLESLGEKSIMRKR, from the coding sequence ATGGAGAAACTACCGAGTGATGTACTGCTAGATATACTATCTCGCTTACCTTACGAAACCATCATCAACTGCAAACTAGTTCGCAAACCCTTGAGAGATATAACAAATAATATCAACGAAGGATTCATCTTTCTGCAGCTTGGAAAACCTGCAGGTTTCAAACTCTGTTACGGAGGAGAAGAGCATTACGATGATATTACTATGCGTGGGGATTACTCTTACAAGACACTTATGGAAATCGATAATCATCCGTCTACTGAGCAAGAACCCCCCTTGTCTGACATGGTTGGTTCGTTTAATGGCTTGGTTTGTCTCTGGGTAAAGCAGAAGTCCTCTTATGCACGCGATCCCATCTACATCTGTAATCCCGCAACTAACGAATACATTTATCTTCCAGCATTCAATAACTACAAGAAAGCATGTAATGCTGAGACGAAAGGTTATTTTCATTACGGATTTGGATATCATCATCCTACTGATGCGTATAAAGTTGTTAGAATCTACTACCATGATGTCAACGACAatgaatatccaacaatcatcAGTTCCAGTGATGAGTACAGCGGCCAAGTCCAAGCATATACTTTGGGGAATGGTCATGGGTGGAGAGATATAGGAAGACTTAATCACGATTTAGCTTACTACCGCAGTGTTTGGGCAAATGGATCCCTTCATTGGATAAAGGATGGGGCAAAAGAAATTGTGGCTTTCGACTTAGCGGATGAGGAGTTCAGGTTGATCCCATTCCCACCACTTTCACCTGATAGGTCTAACACTGAAGTTGATCTTCAATTAATGTTTGGAGGGTATTTGTGTGTCGTTCATATAGATGTAGGAAAACAAGATGAGTTCATTCACATATGGGtattagagaaaaagaaaaagttcagcaGCAGCTATGATATCAGAGGACATGATGAGTTCAACAACCTATGGAGATGGAGCAAGAAATTTAGCATACCATGCGCAAAGGCTGTGACATATTTTCTGTTCGCGGTTACAAAGAGCAATCAAGTTCTAATGTCGTCTGATAGGGCtgtcttttgttttgatttgggAACTCAAGTGCTAAGAAAACTCTGGGATAATTGTTCGATGCGGAATAGCATAGCAATTCCTCACGTGAACAGCCTTGTTTCACTTGAATCATTAGGAGAAAAATCCATAATGAGAAAAcgataa